Genomic window (Bdellovibrionota bacterium):
AAGGCCATGCTCGTGACTGCGCGTGGCCTTGGAGGATCCCATCGTGCCACCCAACGCCATGCCTGCGTGAGGCCCATCAAGTTTGGCCACCAATAAAATGGTCGAACGCTGGAATCGCGATTCTTTCGTTCATTTGTTTCGGAGCTCTCATTGGATCAACGCTTCTCGCAAGTGAAGAAGAAAGGCTGGCTGACGGGGAGAAATTGAAGGAGTTGGTGGATGTTCCCCATTCGGCCTTGAAACGAGGGGTCGTGCGGGGAGTGTTCGACGGGACGATCGAGGAAGTCTGGCAAGTGGTCGCCGATTTTGACCGGCAGGCGGAATTCATGCCGCGCATGACGGTGTCGAAAGTGCGGGAGCGAAAGGAGAATCATGTCTTTCAGTATGCGGCTCTCGATATGCCGTGGCCGATTGCGGACGTGTCGTACGTCGTGGACATCGAAGTCCAGGAGCACCGCCGACAGCTCGCCTTTGTGATGGTTCCGAATTCCGGTAAGGGAGTTCGAAATTTCAACGGGTCGACAAAATTGGAACCGTTTCCCCGAGACCCCAAAAAGACCTTGGGAACGCTCACGATCTTCTTTGAGCCCGAGAGGTGGTATCCCAAATGGATCATCAACCTGGGCACCAAATCGACGCTTGGAAAGGTCGTGGATGCCGTTCGGCGCCGTCTTCGCCAGCAGCAGGGGAGCAAACACGATTTGAAGTG
Coding sequences:
- a CDS encoding SRPBCC family protein yields the protein MKELVDVPHSALKRGVVRGVFDGTIEEVWQVVADFDRQAEFMPRMTVSKVRERKENHVFQYAALDMPWPIADVSYVVDIEVQEHRRQLAFVMVPNSGKGVRNFNGSTKLEPFPRDPKKTLGTLTIFFEPERWYPKWIINLGTKSTLGKVVDAVRRRLRQQQGSKHDLK